The following coding sequences are from one Leishmania major strain Friedlin complete genome, chromosome 36 window:
- a CDS encoding putative replication factor C, subunit 5, with protein sequence MLWVDRYRPKTLKDVELYPELKEVLTRLSKAQDLPHLLFYGPSGSGKKTRAMAMLHEIYGPSVFSVRLEHKSVQVSDSKVVDIATLSSPHHIDINPSDAGNYDRAIVMQMIREIAQTVPLHSTSGNRKNVPYKVVVLNEVDKMSRTAQHALRRTMEKYMNTCRLFLLCNSTSRLIPPLRSRCLGIRVASHSKDNLKLAVQRVCEGEGRPLPSVAFLNSLALRSDGNLRRGLLMLEASALAKVDWSGNGAAIPQADWKLFLDEISHDIVAEQTPKRLHEVRLKFYDLLAQCISGETILKTLVDSLLAAVAPALQRPLIELAAKYDHNMKLGTKPILHLEAFVAAVMKLIKQQ encoded by the coding sequence ATGCTGTGGGTGGACCGGTATCGACCAAAGACTCTCAAGGATGTAGAACTATACCCGGAGCTCAAGGAGGTGCTGACCCGCCTTTCCAAGGCGCAAGATCTtccgcacctcctcttctACGGTCCGTCTGGCAGCGGTAAGAAGACGCGCGCCATGGCCATGCTGCATGAGATCTACGGCCCCAGCGTTTTTTCGGTACGTCTGGAGCACAAGAGCGTGCAGGTGTCTGACAGCAAGGTCGTGGACATCGCTACCCTCAGCTCACCTCATCACATCGACATCAACCCGTCCGACGCCGGCAACTATGATCGCGCCATCGTCATGCAGATGATTCGCGAGATCGCGCAGACGGTGCCTCTGCACTCCACTTCCGGCAACCGAAAGAACGTGCCATATAAGGTGGTGGTGCTTAACGAAGTGGATAAGATGAGCCGCACTGCCCAACATGCGCTTCGTCGAACAATGGAGAAGTACATGAACACCTGCcgccttttcctcctctgcaACTCAACCTCACGCCTAatcccgccgctgcggtccCGCTGCCTGGGCATCCGCGTCGCCTCGCACTCGAAGGACAATCTGAAGCTGGCCGtgcagcgcgtgtgcgagggcgagggcCGACCTCTTCCGTCGGTGGCGTTCTTGAATTCACTAGCGCTGCGCTCCGACGGCAACCTGCGCCGCgggctgctgatgctggaGGCATCCGCTCTGGCGAAGGTGGATTGGAGCGGCAACGGTGCCGCTATACCGCAGGCGGACTGGAAGTTGTTTCTGGACGAAATATCGCACGACATTGTGGCGGAGCAGACGCCGAAGAGGCTGCACGAGGTGCGCCTCAAGTTCTACGATCTTCTCGCCCAGTGTATCTCGGGTGAGACCATCCTAAAGACGCTGGTGGATAGCTTGCttgccgctgtggcgccggCCCTCCAGCGCCCGCTGATCGAGCTCGCCGCTAAATACGACCACAACATGAAGCTTGGAACGAAGCCGATTTTGCATCTCGAGGCATTCGTAGCAGCTGTCATGAAGCTCATCAAGCAACAGTAG
- a CDS encoding putative mitochondrial carrier protein, translating into MAATSATPPSHGDLSKDYLFILCRFVGGTVGGAMQAGSSHPFDTIKSRVQNGIFPSISSCVWHTWKDEGVRGFFRGVTPRLLFCSFQNAVLFSLNQTMNSLMAVPEQDPHTPPSLWRTAVSAQLTTPLYVRTVAPVAKVKVQLQMLGQGGKESSTVAVPASCLLHIIRVEGYRGIFGYTPTLMSHLIGLPFYFTGC; encoded by the coding sequence ATGGCGGCCACGTCGGCGACCCCGCCGTCTCACGGTGACCTTTCCAAAGACTACCTGTTTATCCTCTGTCGTTTCGTGGGAGGCACCGTAGGCGGCGCGATGCAGGCAGGCTCCAGCCACCCTTTCGACACGATCAAGTCCCGCGTACAGAACGGCATCTTCCCCTCCATTTCCTCCTGCGTGTGGCACACGTGGAAGGACGAGGGCGTCCGTGGCTTCTTCCGCGGCGTCACACCCCGACTCCTTTTCTGCAGCTTTCAAAACGCTGTGCTCTTCAGCCTCAACCAGACAATGAACAGTCTAATGGCAGTGCCGGAGCAGGACCCACACactccgccgtcgctgtggcgcaccgccgtctcgGCCCAGCTCACCACACCTCTTTATGTGCGGACTGTGGCGCCTGTGGCGAAAGTGAAGGTTCAGTTGCAGATGCTCGGCCAGGGCGGCAAGGAGTCTTCCACGGTGGCTGTGCCAGCTTCGTGCTTGCTTCACATCATTCGAGTGGAGGGCTACCGAGGCATCTTCGGCTACACCCCGACACTGATGTCTCATCTCATTGGCCTGCCGTTTTACTTTACGGGATGCTAG
- a CDS encoding putative prolyl oligopeptidase, translating into MKSLYPVVRRAATTYQLHGRTIPEPYDYLEDPCHAETKEFVRQQNEAFEAYMKSSNEVRDKIVERVTAMLNYARTSNPSLHAGKYYYQYNTGLQNQSVIMQATSLKDDNPTVFLDPNTLSADGTTALKAHAWSENEEFFAYSLSDKGSDWQYIQVLNAETGEQLPDKLNWAKFSGISWWKNDGFFYQRYPELSEDADKGAETDSAQNQYVCFHKVGTAQSEDLLILQVPEHPQWILAAEVTDDHEYLVICVMNGCEPNNLIWIAKLPTTYEELQKPLEFKKVVNTFVGQYSYVGNEGKMFYMTSTKDASRKKIISINLETTEEKDVVAEKESVLNRAALVKDTLIMVYLEDVKDVMYYRKLHGETEMKKLDLPLGTITSLFADYKKDFVSFKVSSFMLPGRSYVMDINNPQGSLTVYKDDVVDGLNVEDYVTVQHFYQSADGTKIPMFIVHKKGSLSTKSPVMLYGYGGFGVSLTPSFSPSRIVFLQHLGGVLAIPNIRGGNEYGQSWHDAGRLTKKQNCFTDFVSAAKYLHSNKIGSPATTAIMGGSNGGLLVAACANQAPDEFSCVVCQVGVLDMFKFHKFTIGHAWISDYGNPDEEEDFRVLEKYSPIHNVRAGVKYPAILVVTGDHDDRVVPLHSLKYVATLQHANPELGGPFLARVEVAAGHGFGKPTSKIITETSDMYAFMAKNIGATWHD; encoded by the coding sequence ATGAAGTCCCTCTACCCAGTGGTCCGCCGTGCGGCTACGACCTACCAGCTGCACGGCCGCACAATCCCGGAGCCGTACGACTACCTCGAGGACCCATGTCATGCCGAGACGAAGGAGTTCGTGCGGCAGCAAAACGAGGCATTCGAGGCGTACATGAAGTCCTCCAACGAGGTCCGAGACAAGATAGTGGAGCGAGTGACGGCGATGCTCAACTACGCGCGCACAAGTAACCCGAGTCTGCACGCTGGCAAGTACTACTATCAATACAACACCGGTCTGCAAAACCAGAGCGTCATCATGCAGGCGACGTCTCTCAAGGACGACAATCCGACTGTCTTTCTCGACCCAAACACTCTTAGTGCCGACGGCACCACTGCTCTCAAGGCGCACGCTTGGAGCGAGAACGAGGAGTTCTTTGCCTACAGCCTCAGCGACAAGGGAAGCGATTGGCAGTACATCCAGGTACTCAACGCGGAGACAGGGGAACAACTTCCGGACAAGCTGAACTGGGCGAAGTTTTCGGGCATCTCGTGGTGGAAAAACGACGGCTTCTTCTACCAGCGCTATCCCGAGCTcagcgaggacgccgacAAGGGCGCCGAGACGGACTCGGCGCAGAATCAGTACGTGTGCTTCCACAAGGTCGGGACCGCGCAGTCGGAGGATTTGCTCATTCTGCAGGTGCCCGAGCATCCCCAGTGGATCTTGGCGGCCGAGGTGACGGATGACCACGAGTACCTCGTCATCTGCGTCATGAACGGGTGTGAACCGAACAACCTTATTTGGATCGCGAAGCTGCCGACCACCTACGAGGAGTTGCAGAAGCCGCTGGAGTTCAAGAAGGTGGTGAACACATTCGTCGGCCAGTACAGCTACGTCGGCAACGAGGGTAAGATGTTTTACATGACGAGCACCAAGGATGCTTCGCGCAAAAAGATCATTTCCATTAACCTGGAAACGACCGAGGAAAAGGATGTCGTCGCTGAGAAGGAGTCAGTGCTGAACCGTGCTGCCCTTGTGAAAGACACGCTGATCATGGTGTATCTTGAGGACGTCAAGGACGTGATGTACTACCGCAAGCTGCACGGGGAGACGGAGATGAAGAAATTGGACCTGCCGCTCGGCACCATCACGTCCTTATTTGCTGACTATAAGAAGGACTTTGTCTCCTTCAAGGTCTCCTCGTTCATGTTGCCAGGTCGCTCCTATGTCATGGACATCAACAACCCGCAGGGCTCGCTGACGGTCTACAAGGACGACGTAGTGGACGGCCTCAACGTCGAAGACTATGTCACTGTGCAACACTTTTACCAATCTGCTGATGGCACGAAGATTCCGATGTTTATTGTGCACAAGAAGGGGTCCTTGTCCACCAAATCACCGGTCATGCTGTACGGCTACGGTGGTTTTGGCGTTTCGCTGACCCCCAGCTTTAGCCCGTCGCGCATCGTCTTTCTACAGCACCTCGGCGGCGTTCTCGCCATTCCGAACATTCGCGGCGGCAACGAGTACGGCCAGTCGTGGCACGACGCCGGGCGCCTTACGAAGAAGCAAAACTGTTTCACCGATTTCGTCTCCGCCGCCAAATATCTCCACAGCAACAAAATTGGCTCCCCTGCCACAACGGCCATCATGGGCGGCTCCAacggcggcctcctcgtcgccgcctgcGCTAATCAAGCCCCTGACGAGTTCTCGTGCGTCGTGTGCCAAGTGGGCGTCCTTGACATGTTCAAGTTTCACAAGTTCACCATCGGCCATGCTTGGATCTCCGACTACGGCAACccggatgaggaggaggacttCAGGGTATTGGAGAAGTACAGCCCCATCCACAAtgtgcgcgccggcgtcaAGTACCCGGCCATCCTCGTGGTGACCGGCGACCATGATGATCGTGTGGTACCGCTGCATTCGCTCAAGTACGTCgccacgctgcagcacgcgaaCCCGGAGCTGGGTGGTCCGTTCCTGGCGCGTGTGGAGGTGGCTGCCGGTCACGGCTTCGGCAAGCCCACGAGCAAGATCATCACCGAGACGTCCGACATGTACGCCTTCATGGCGAAGAACATTGGTGCAACGTGGCATGACTGA
- a CDS encoding putative methyltransferase, protein MKKTVEDRSLEFLIRRRNDAELPPLASLSCKHLKQHHWRDAFDDEQAALREQLWAVKTQLDVIPAETYTATRNKLFPLAASGEQRNFSNRAGHKLLESMESTGVWMELSKLLRGKSTKRPRDFAFADVCGGPGAFSQALFQAGRKRGWRHLHGYGMTLAGVSGLDWYAHLLKSPQFTCTYGLDGTGDIFKLSNIDCLASITKAAPMFLVVADGGFNVDFSVTNYQETISSRIMYGQWLAALKLLRKGGCFVLKLFDTFSPLSRAVLYLSCCMYRRVHVAKPRHSRVVNSERYLVCVDFLGYPSEGWSRYLDSFYEVGFVDNEHVPQLIPREWCLQDAVFMADVRDMNTAVATNQVIALQMILDAAPAMTEELKAKTIEKKPAAGSDDGRTPPPDEGGDGE, encoded by the coding sequence ATGAAGAAGACAGTCGAGGATCGCTCTTTGGAGTTTCTCATTCGCCGCCGCAATGACGCCGAactgccaccgctggcgtCTCTGAGCTGCAAACACCTCAAGCAGCACCACTGGCGCGATGCCTTCGATGACGAGCAAGCTGCTCTTCGAGAGCAGTTGTGGGCCGTGAAGACGCAGCTGGACGTGATCCCGGCGGAGACGTACACGGCTACCCGCAATAAACTCTTTCCGCTGGCTGCCAGCGGGGAGCAGCGGAACTTCTCCAACCGCGCAGGACACAAGCTGCTCGAGTCAATGGAGTCCACCGGGGTCTGGATGGAGCTCTCGAAGCTGTTGCGTGGCAAGTCGACGAAGCGGCCGCGCGACTTTGCGTTTGCGGACGTGTGCGGCGGCCCCGGCGCCTTTAGCCAGGCGCTGTTCCAAGCCGGCCGAAAgcgggggtggcggcaccTGCACGGATACGGCATGACACTCGCTGGCGTGAGCGGACTCGATTGGTACGCTCACCTTCTCAAATCGCCGCAGTTTACCTGCACCTACGGCCTTGATGGCACGGGCGACATCTTCAAATTGAGCAACATTGACTGTCTCGCGTCCATCACGAAGGCTGCTCCGATGTttctcgtcgtcgccgacggcggcttCAACGTCGACTTCTCCGTCACTAACTACCAGGAAACAATTTCATCTCGCATCATGTACGGGCAGTGGCTCGCGGCCCTCAAACTACTACGCAAAGGCGGTTGTTTTGTGCTGAAGCTCTTCGACACGTTTTCACCGCTGTCGCGGGCTGTCTTGTACCTGTCGTGTTGCATGTACCGGCGTGTCCACGTCGCAAAACCGCGCCACAGTCGTGTTGTGAACAGCGAGCGGTACTTGGTCTGTGTCGACTTTCTGGGCTACCCGAGCGAGGGGTGGAGTCGGTACCTTGACAGCTTCTACGAGGTAGGGTTTGTCGACAACGAGCACGTGCCGCAGCTGATTCCTCGAGAGTGGTGCCTGCAGGATGCCGTTTTCATGGCCGACGTGCGTGACATGAACACAGCGGTGGCAACGAACCAAGTGATTGCGCTGCAAATGATCCTCGACGCTGCCCCCGCCATGACCGAGGAGCTGAAGGCAAAAACGATCGAAAAGAAGCCGGCGGCGGGGTCTGACGACggccgcacacctccaccagATGAAGGCGGAGACGGTGAGTGA
- a CDS encoding putative beta-adaptin, translating to MENFLRKARERIQRKLEETKTGSKYFAQTRRGETAELQNDLNGTDSYRKKAAVKRIIANMTMGRDVSYLFVDVVKLAPSTDLELKKLVYLYVLSTARLQPEKALLAVNTFLQDTTNSSPVVRALAVRTMMCIRVSSVLEYTLEPLRRAVADPDPYVRKTAAMGLGKLFHDDMNLFYQQDFKKDLVELLNDNNPIVASNAAAIVCEVNDYGSEKIESSNEWVNRLVYHLPECNEWGQEYILDLLAAQRPSDKESAETLLTRVLPRMSHQNPAVVMGAIKVVANLASRCSQELIERCTVRVNTALLTLAKRDAETQYIVCKNIHALLVIFPNLLRTNLDAFYVRYSDPPFVKLEKLRLLLKLATPSVAPDIIEEFAEYASGVDMVFVVEVVRAIASLAIKVDTMAPDCANLLMQLVDRRPELLPHVVTAAKDIVRKCPELLMLDALVTDYGADEVVEEEAKVSLLWMLGEYCDFIENGKDIIQRFIDTIMEQEQRVQLAILSAAVKMFLRNPQTMEPQLNRVLETVTTHSDDADVRDRAFAYWRLLSKGITVDQMKKVVHGQMVPVNVDHTFSDAMTMADLKKSLNTAAIVFARPSQSFLPPYGLADVELDEEDTEDDDAVELPATPSMGTKDVPPAPDAAPAGYDIFESSGDGTGALHPVASGSNSAQHADPFGDLFSASPSTVGACSSAFQAVSGSQAPASPPHAASAIEDLFGNGMGSGSQTAPVPISAAPQSAGRDTQLNDLFS from the coding sequence ATGGAGAATTTTCTCCGCAAGGCGCGCGAGAGAATTCAGCGCAAATTGGAAGAAACAAAGACGGGATCCAAGTACTttgcgcagacgcgccgcggcgaaACAGCGGAGCTGCAAAATGACCTTAACGGCACCGACAGCTATCGCAAAAAGGCCGCGGTGAAGCGCATCATCGCCAACATGACGATGGGGCGCGACGTGAGCTACCTCTTTGTCGACGTCGTGAAGTTAGCTCCATCGACCGATCTGGAGCTCAAGAAGCTGGTCTATTTGTACGTGCTCAGCACGGCACGGCTGCAGCCGGAGAAGGCGTTGCTAGCCGTCAACACGTTCCTGCAAGATACCACGAACAGTTCCCCCGTTGTGCGGGCGCTTGCGGTGCGGACGATGATGTGCATCCGGGTGTCCTCGGTACTCGAATACACGCTGGAgcctctgcgccgcgccgtggcAGATCCGGACCCGTACGTGCGCAAGACTGCCGCCATGGGACTCGGCAAGCTGTTTCACGATGACATGAACCTCTTTTACCAGCAGGACTTCAAGAAGGACCTTGTGGAGCTGCTTAACGACAACAACCCAATCGTCGCATCCAACGCAGCAGCAATCGTGTGCGAGGTGAACGACTACGGCAGCGAGAAGATCGAGAGTAGCAACGAATGGGTGAATCGACTCGTCTACCACCTGCCAGAGTGCAACGAATGGGGGCAAGAGTACATTCTTGACCTACTGGCGGCCCAGCGTCCTAGCGACAAGGAGAGCGCCGAGACTCTGCTGACGCGCGTCCTGCCCCGCATGAGCCACCAGAAcccggcggtggtgatgggggCGATCAAGGTAGTTGCCAACTTGGCGAGTCGGTGCTCGCAGGAGCTGATTGAGCGCTGCACTGTGCGCGTCAACACCGCCCTCCTAACGCTGGCGAAGCGCGATGCTGAAACGCAGTACATTGTCTGCAAGAACATTCACGCATTGCTGGTCATCTTTCCGAATCTGCTGCGCACCAACCTCGACGCCTTCTATGTGCGCTACAGCGACCCGCCGTTCGTTAagctggagaagctgcgcctCTTGTTGAAGCTTGCCACGCCGTCCGTGGCGCCAGACATCATCGAGGAGTTCGCCGAGTACGCCTCGGGGGTGGACATGGTGTTTGTGGTCGAGGTGGTGCGTGCCATCGCCTCGCTCGCCATCAAGGTAGATACCATGGCGCCTGACTGCGCAAACCTTCTCATGCAGCTAGTGGATCGGCGGCCAGAGCTGCTGCCTCACGTGGTGACAGCCGCGAAGGATATTGTGCGCAAGTGTCCAGAGCTACTCATGCTGGATGCGTTGGTGACCGACTACGGCGCTGACGAGGTcgtagaggaggaggcgaaggtgtCCTTGCTGTGGATGCTGGGCGAGTACTGCGACTTCATCGAAAACGGCAAGGACATTATTCAGCGCTTTATCGACACCATCATGGAACAAGAGCAGCGTGTGCAGCTCGCGATTTTGAGCGCGGCAGTGAAGATGTTTCTACGAAACCCACAGACGATGGAGCCGCAGCTGAATCGTGTGCTGGAAACCGTGACGAcgcacagcgacgacgccgatgtGCGTGACCGCGCCTTTGCGTACTGGCGTCTGCTCTCCAAGGGCATCACTGTAGACCAGATGAAAAAGGTGGTTCATGGGCAGATGGTGCCTGTGAACGTTGACCACACCTTCAGCGATGCCATGACCATGGCAGACCTAAAGAAGTCCCTCAACACTGCCGCCATCGTGTTCGCCCGCCCGTCCCAGTCGTTTCTCCCTCCCTACGGGCTGGCCGACGTGGAactggacgaggaggacacAGAGGACGACGATGCGGTGGAGCTGCCAGCGACACCGTCGATGGGCACCAAGGATGTGCCACCGGCGCCTgatgctgcgccggcagGGTACGATATATTCGAGTCCTCGGGCGATGGGACCGGGGCGCTTCACCCGGTggcgagcggcagcaacagcgctCAGCATGCAGATCCTTTTGGTGACCTGTTCAGCGCCTCGCCTTCCACCGTCGGCGCCTGCTCGTCAGCCTTTCAGGCCGTGTCAGGGTCACAGGCGCCAGCATCACCGCCACACGCAGCGAGTGCCATCGAGGACCTGTTCGGAAACGGTATGGGAAGTGGAAGCCAAACAGCGCCAGTGCCAATCTCTGCCGCACCGCAGTCCGCCGGTAGAGACACGCAGCTGAACGATCTCTTTTCCTAA
- the PGAM gene encoding 2,3-bisphosphoglycerate-independent phosphoglycerate mutase has protein sequence MSNLLLRPHKDLPRRKLLIVVMDGLGIGPEDEYDAVHMASTPFMDAQRQNSRHFRSVRAHGTAVGLPTDADMGNSEVGHNALGAGRVALQGASLVDDALKSGEIYTGEGYRYLLGAFTKEGSTLHLIGLLSDGGVHSRDNQIHSIIEHAAKNGAKGIRVHVLYDGRDVPDGSSFRFTEELEAVLARVRQDGCDAAIASGGGRMFVTMDRYDADWSIVERGWKAQVLGDARHFHSAKEAITTFREEDPKVTDQYYPPFVVVDEQGKPLGTIEDGDAVLCVNFRGDRVIEMTRAFEDEDFDKFDRVRVPKVRYAGMMRYDGDLGIPNNFLVPPPKLTRVSEEYLCGTGLQIFACSETQKFGHVTYFWNGNRSGKVDEEHETFKEVPSDRVHFNEQPKMKSAEITEAAIEALKSGMYDVVRINFPNGDMVGHTGDLRATIAGVEAVDESLAKLKDAVDSINGVFIVTADHGNSDDMAQRDKKGKPMKDEKGNVLPLTSHTLSPVPVFIGGAGLDPRVAMRTDLPTAGLANVTATFINLLGFEAPEDYEPSLIFVEN, from the coding sequence ATGTCGAATCTCCTCTTGAGGCCGCACAAGGATCTCCCTCGCCGCAAACTGCTGATTGTGGTGATGGACGGACTTGGTATCGGCCCGGAAGATGAGTACGATGCGGTGCACATGGCTTCGACCCCGTTCATggacgcgcagcgccagaaCAGCCGCCACTTTCGCTCCGTCCGAGCgcacggcaccgccgtggGCCTGCCCACCGACGCCGATATGGGCAACAGCGAGGTCGGCCACAACGCCCTCGGCGCTGGGCGCGTAGCCCTCCAGGGTGCCTCCCTCGTCGACGACGCGCTTAAGAGCGGTGAGATCTACACTGGCGAGGGCTATCGCTACCTCCTGGGCGCCTTCACCAAGGAAGGCAGCACGCTGCATCTGATTGGCCTGCTAAGCGATGGTGGCGTGCACTCGCGGGACAACCAGATTCACTCGATCATCGAGCACGCCGCCAAGAATGGCGCCAAGGGGATTCGTGTGCACGTGCTCTATGATGGCCGCGACGTGCCCGATGGCTCTTCGTTCCGCTTCAcagaggagctggaggcggtgctggcgaggGTGCGCCAGGACGGCTGCGATGCGGCGATTGctagcggtggtggccgcaTGTTCGTGACGATGGACCGCTACGACGCCGACTGGAGCATTGTGGAGCGCGGCTGGAAGGCGCAGGTGCTCGGCGACGCTCGCCACTTCCACAGCGCGAAGGAGGCCATCACAACGTTCCGCGAGGAGGACCCCAAGGTGACGGACCAGTACTACCCGCCCTTCGTCGTAGTCGATGAGCAGGGCAAGCCGCTTGGCACCATCGAGGACGGCGATGCCGTTCTGTGCGTTAACTTCCGTGGCGATCGCGTGATTGAGATGACGCGCGCTTTCGAGGATGAAGACTTCGACAAGTTCGACCGCGTGCGGGTGCCGAAGGTCCGCTACGCCGGCATGATGCGGTACGACGGTGACCTCGGAATCCCGAACAACTTCctcgtgccgccgccgaagctGACCCGCGTGAGCGAGGAGTACTTGTGCGGCACTGGACTCCAGATCTTCGCCTGCTCGGAGACGCAGAAGTTCGGCCACGTGACTTACTTCTGGAACGGCAACCGCAGTGGCAAGGTAGACGAGGAGCATGAGACCTTCAAGGAGGTGCCGAGCGACCGCGTCCACTTCAACGAGCAGCCGAAGATGAAGTCGGCCGAGATCACTGAAGCGGCCATCGAAGCCCTGAAGAGCGGCATGTACGATGTGGTGCGCATCAACTTCCCCAACGGCGATATGGTTGGCCACACGGGCGACCTCAGGGCTACCATTGCCGGCGTCGAAGCGGTGGACGAGTCGCTGGCGAAGCTCAAGGACGCGGTGGACAGTATCAACGGCGTCTTCATCGTGACGGCCGACCATGGCAACTCCGACGACATGGCGCAGCGCGACAAAAAAGGCAAACCAATGAAGGATGAGAAGGGAAATGTGCTCCCTCTCACCTCCCACACCCTTTCCCCGGTTCCGGTGTTCATTGGTGGCGCGGGCCTCGACCCCCGCGTGGCGATGCGCACAGACCTGCCAACGGCGGGTCTCGCGAATGTCACGGCCACATTCATTAACTTGCTTGGCTTTGAGGCGCCGGAGGACTACGAGCCCAGCCTGATCTTCGTCGAGAACTGA